In the genome of Prevotella sp. HUN102, one region contains:
- a CDS encoding molecular chaperone DnaK, producing the protein METKKRYNDEELEEFRVIVNERLSVAKSDYEETMKVLMNKNTNDINDTSPTYKALEEGSSNQTKEELVQMAQRQQKFIQGLQAALVRIDNKTYGIDRLTGELIPKERLRIVPHATLSVASKQANKDH; encoded by the coding sequence ATGGAAACAAAGAAACGCTATAATGACGAGGAACTCGAGGAATTTCGCGTCATAGTGAATGAGAGACTGAGTGTGGCAAAGTCTGATTACGAAGAGACGATGAAGGTTCTTATGAATAAGAATACGAATGACATCAATGACACATCGCCTACTTACAAGGCATTGGAAGAAGGAAGTTCCAATCAGACAAAGGAGGAATTGGTGCAGATGGCGCAGCGTCAGCAGAAGTTTATTCAGGGATTGCAGGCAGCTCTCGTGAGAATAGACAATAAGACGTATGGCATTGACCGTCTGACAGGCGAGCTGATTCCGAAAGAACGACTTAGAATTGTGCCTCACGCAACGCTCAGCGTTGCTTCAAAGCAGGCAAACAAAGATCATTAA
- a CDS encoding 3'-5' exonuclease, with product MLLNLKKPLVVFDLETTGLDLVKDRIIQISYIKVFPEMEGDRHKEERGNIFINPEKEIPQEVVELTHITEEDVKNAPTFKEKAKELAEKFSGCDFAGFNSNRFDVPMLAEEFLRAGVDFDFSKCRLIDAQNIFHKMERRNLAAAYKFYCGRKMEDDFQAHRADEDTEATWRVIQGQLDMYAPGRQEEADRVLNNDMDELAEFSTMNNSVDFAGRIVWKEVTDKDGNVLLDEDKKPRRVEVFNFGKYKGWEVSEVLKRDSGYFSWMMAGDFTFNTKQVLTRIRLREFNNR from the coding sequence ATGTTGTTAAATCTCAAAAAGCCCCTTGTTGTTTTCGACCTCGAAACAACGGGGCTTGATCTTGTTAAGGACAGGATCATCCAAATTTCATACATCAAGGTCTTCCCCGAAATGGAGGGAGACAGGCACAAGGAAGAGCGTGGAAACATCTTTATCAATCCGGAGAAGGAGATTCCACAGGAAGTGGTGGAGCTGACGCACATCACGGAAGAGGATGTGAAGAATGCTCCCACCTTCAAGGAGAAAGCAAAGGAACTGGCAGAGAAATTCTCCGGCTGCGATTTCGCAGGCTTCAATTCCAACAGGTTCGACGTGCCGATGCTCGCCGAGGAATTTCTGCGCGCCGGCGTAGACTTCGATTTCTCGAAGTGCAGGCTCATTGATGCGCAGAACATATTCCACAAGATGGAAAGAAGAAACCTTGCAGCGGCCTACAAGTTCTATTGCGGGCGAAAGATGGAAGACGATTTTCAGGCACACAGGGCCGACGAAGACACCGAAGCTACGTGGAGAGTGATTCAAGGTCAGTTGGATATGTACGCTCCCGGCAGACAGGAAGAGGCAGACAGAGTGCTCAACAACGATATGGATGAGTTGGCAGAATTCTCTACGATGAACAATTCCGTAGACTTTGCCGGCAGAATTGTATGGAAAGAAGTTACCGACAAGGACGGAAACGTGCTCCTCGACGAAGACAAGAAGCCGCGCCGAGTTGAGGTTTTCAACTTTGGCAAGTACAAGGGATGGGAGGTGTCGGAAGTGCTGAAGCGTGATTCGGGCTATTTCAGTTGGATGATGGCTGGCGATTTCACTTTCAACACCAAGCAGGTACTGACCCGTATCCGTTTAAGAGAGTTCAACAACAGGTAA
- the recN gene encoding DNA repair protein RecN, protein MLKHLYIKNFTLIDKLDIDFHPGFSVISGETGAGKSIILGAISLLLGNRADSKQIKQGEKKCIIEAKFDLSKYGFEDFFVENNIDYDSEETILRREIADNGKSRAFINDTPVPLTLMKRIGEQLVDIHSQHQNLLLQKEDFQLNVIDIIGQNASDIAKYQKAYKQYKETEKKLEQLKKNIAESADNEEFMRFQLDELSNANLQEGLQEELEQESNTLSHSEEIKSSLFEADNILNGDEHGIVSSLKHTKEVLRSIAHVYPKAEELGNRLESAYIELKDIADEISADTEDIDFDPQRLNFINEQLDKIYHLQKKFHVATIGELLEIQENLKKQLHSIDNSDEELEEMESLLNTQLEECRKLASVLTKARLKAAKIIEGEMKTHLVPMGIPNVQFCIEIKEKSLSPDGADKVQFLFSANKNTPVQPITQVASGGEIARVMLSLKAMISGAVKLPTIIFDEIDTGVSGKIAQQMAFIMQKMGNSNRQVITITHLPQIAALGTSHYKVEKHDTVTGTTSHLRELNTEERIVEIAQMLSGADISDAAIENAKSLLNVN, encoded by the coding sequence ATGCTCAAGCATCTATACATAAAGAACTTCACGCTCATCGACAAACTCGACATCGATTTCCACCCCGGCTTCTCCGTTATCAGCGGCGAAACCGGTGCCGGTAAGAGTATCATCCTCGGTGCAATAAGTCTTCTGTTAGGCAACAGAGCCGACAGCAAGCAGATAAAACAGGGCGAGAAGAAGTGCATCATAGAAGCCAAGTTCGACCTTTCAAAGTACGGATTTGAAGATTTCTTCGTCGAAAACAACATCGACTACGATTCCGAGGAAACGATTCTCCGAAGAGAGATTGCAGACAACGGAAAGTCGCGCGCCTTCATCAACGACACACCTGTGCCACTCACGCTGATGAAGCGCATCGGCGAACAGTTGGTAGACATCCATTCTCAACACCAGAACCTCCTTTTGCAGAAAGAGGATTTCCAACTGAACGTGATTGACATTATCGGACAGAATGCAAGCGACATCGCCAAGTATCAGAAGGCTTACAAGCAATACAAAGAAACAGAGAAGAAGCTCGAGCAACTCAAGAAGAACATAGCCGAAAGTGCTGATAACGAAGAGTTTATGCGCTTTCAACTGGACGAACTCTCCAATGCAAATCTGCAAGAAGGACTTCAGGAAGAACTGGAACAGGAAAGCAACACGCTCTCCCATTCAGAGGAAATAAAGTCGTCTCTCTTTGAGGCCGACAATATACTGAACGGCGACGAACACGGCATTGTCTCCAGTCTGAAGCACACCAAGGAGGTACTTCGCAGCATTGCTCACGTCTATCCTAAAGCGGAGGAACTCGGCAATCGTCTTGAATCTGCCTATATTGAGCTGAAAGACATTGCCGATGAGATAAGTGCAGACACCGAAGATATAGATTTCGACCCTCAGCGTCTGAACTTCATCAACGAGCAACTCGACAAGATTTATCATCTGCAAAAGAAATTCCACGTCGCCACCATTGGAGAGCTTCTCGAAATTCAGGAAAATCTGAAGAAACAACTGCACAGCATAGACAACAGCGATGAGGAATTGGAAGAAATGGAATCGCTCTTGAACACCCAATTGGAAGAATGCCGAAAACTTGCATCCGTCCTTACAAAGGCACGATTGAAAGCTGCAAAGATAATTGAGGGCGAAATGAAAACCCACCTTGTGCCAATGGGCATTCCCAACGTGCAGTTCTGCATAGAAATAAAGGAGAAAAGCCTTTCTCCCGACGGTGCCGACAAGGTGCAGTTCCTCTTCTCTGCCAACAAGAACACGCCTGTTCAGCCCATTACACAAGTGGCTTCGGGTGGAGAAATAGCCCGCGTGATGCTCTCTCTGAAGGCAATGATCAGCGGCGCAGTGAAGCTCCCGACTATCATCTTCGACGAAATCGACACGGGTGTGAGTGGAAAGATTGCCCAACAGATGGCTTTCATTATGCAGAAGATGGGAAACAGCAACCGACAGGTAATAACCATTACCCATCTTCCACAGATTGCAGCCCTCGGTACATCGCATTATAAGGTGGAGAAACACGACACGGTCACGGGCACAACCAGTCATTTACGCGAACTCAACACGGAGGAACGAATCGTGGAGATAGCGCAAATGCTCTCCGGAGCAGACATTTCAGACGCCGCAATAGAGAATGCAAAGAGCCTGCTGAATGTGAATTAA
- the coaBC gene encoding bifunctional phosphopantothenoylcysteine decarboxylase/phosphopantothenate--cysteine ligase CoaBC, which translates to MLKGKKIVLGITGSIAAYKSCLIIRQLIRKGAEVQVVITPSGKEFITPITLSALTQKPVISDFFSQRDGTWNSHVDLGLWADAMLVAPCTASTLGKMANGIADNMLITTYLSMKAPVFVAPAMDLDMYRHPSTQSNLALLQSRGNHIIEAGSGFLASGLEGKGRMEEPEAIVECLETFFEREGREKQDLKGKKILITAGPTYEKIDPVRFIGNYSSGKMGFALAEECLKRGAEVTLVAGPVSLKCSTDINRIDVESCAQMYQACVDNFPSMDGAILCAAVADFKPADFSQTKIKREKDNLHLDLEPTQDIAAKLGTLKTDGQRIVAFALETNDEETNAQRKLEKKNADFIVLNSTRNPGTTFQSDDNQITIISKKGKKEYGKKSKQEVAHDIIDELSSIL; encoded by the coding sequence ATGCTGAAGGGAAAGAAAATAGTTTTAGGCATCACGGGGTCGATAGCAGCCTATAAGAGTTGTCTGATTATTCGTCAGCTCATAAGGAAAGGCGCGGAAGTACAGGTAGTTATAACGCCGTCGGGCAAGGAGTTCATTACCCCGATTACCTTGTCGGCACTTACACAGAAACCCGTAATAAGCGATTTCTTTTCTCAAAGAGACGGCACGTGGAACTCACACGTAGACCTCGGACTGTGGGCAGACGCTATGCTCGTCGCTCCCTGTACGGCATCAACGCTCGGAAAGATGGCAAACGGCATTGCCGACAATATGCTCATTACCACCTATCTATCTATGAAAGCCCCCGTTTTCGTGGCTCCGGCAATGGATCTCGATATGTACAGGCACCCTTCAACGCAATCCAATCTTGCCCTGCTGCAATCTCGAGGCAATCATATAATAGAAGCAGGGAGTGGTTTTCTCGCCAGTGGACTGGAAGGGAAGGGACGTATGGAAGAACCGGAAGCAATCGTGGAATGTCTGGAAACCTTCTTTGAGCGTGAAGGCAGAGAAAAACAAGACCTAAAAGGTAAAAAGATTCTAATAACTGCCGGTCCTACATACGAAAAGATAGATCCTGTGCGTTTTATAGGTAACTATTCTTCGGGTAAAATGGGCTTTGCCCTTGCCGAGGAGTGCCTGAAAAGGGGAGCAGAGGTAACGCTCGTAGCAGGTCCGGTGTCGCTCAAGTGCTCAACGGACATCAATCGGATAGACGTGGAGAGTTGCGCGCAGATGTATCAAGCTTGTGTGGACAACTTCCCCTCTATGGATGGAGCGATACTCTGTGCCGCCGTGGCCGACTTCAAGCCTGCCGACTTCTCGCAGACGAAAATCAAGCGGGAGAAAGACAATCTTCATCTCGATTTAGAGCCTACACAGGATATTGCAGCCAAACTCGGCACACTGAAGACCGATGGACAGCGTATCGTGGCTTTCGCATTGGAGACAAACGACGAGGAAACGAATGCGCAAAGGAAACTGGAAAAGAAGAACGCCGACTTCATTGTTCTCAATTCCACGCGCAATCCGGGCACAACTTTCCAGTCTGATGACAATCAGATAACCATCATTTCAAAGAAAGGAAAAAAGGAATATGGCAAGAAAAGCAAACAAGAAGTGGCTCACGACATTATTGATGAGCTTTCTTCTATCCTCTAA
- a CDS encoding lipopolysaccharide assembly protein LapB: MKTLLTSILLLLSTTVTFAQSSAVKNVANSTFTLTTFKADGSILATSNGVFIANDGTAVSPWKPFIGADHAVIINNKGERINVESLLGLNEIYDLVKFKVDASTSAPAFAAGVSGNSGAWIVTTSKSGAPVKTSVDKVEKFMNKYNYSILSYQVDEKRNGAAVVNDKGQLIGILNSEGNVQSATDAAFARDFRLTGVSQNERALRECAIRVALPETEEEAVIALMFSADKPEKYRNGIVQEFIKKFPKLNDGYLALANDYVAAQKLSDADKALQTSIANAAKKDEAHFNYAQIIYRSVLNPNLAENAKAQGWSLEKAMSEAQEAYKIKPENSYKHLQAQITYSQGDYQKAYNDFEALTQTDFKNPELYLEMAQSLQQMNGDDAKILQLLDQSIAECDTPYVQTAAPFFYARGQQHDKMGNYRKAMQDFYTYEYFYRGQLDADFYYMRSKSESKGKLWQQALQDILIASRLNPTEPTYCAEAANLLLRVNKLDAAISAAEEAIKLAPQFADAYLVLGIAQCQNKQKAEGLKSIQKAKELGNTQADSFLEKFK; the protein is encoded by the coding sequence ATGAAAACCCTATTAACGAGCATCCTTTTGCTCCTTTCAACAACAGTAACTTTTGCACAGTCCTCTGCCGTGAAGAATGTTGCAAACTCCACGTTTACGCTGACCACTTTCAAGGCGGACGGTTCCATTCTTGCAACATCAAACGGCGTATTCATCGCCAACGACGGAACGGCAGTCAGCCCGTGGAAACCATTCATCGGTGCCGACCACGCTGTCATCATCAATAATAAAGGCGAAAGGATAAACGTAGAGTCGCTGCTCGGTCTGAACGAGATATACGACTTGGTAAAATTCAAGGTCGATGCCTCCACCTCTGCCCCCGCTTTCGCTGCCGGCGTTTCCGGAAATTCAGGAGCTTGGATTGTAACAACATCGAAGAGCGGCGCACCTGTGAAGACTTCCGTCGATAAGGTTGAGAAGTTTATGAACAAATACAATTACAGCATACTGTCCTATCAGGTGGATGAAAAGAGAAATGGAGCCGCCGTGGTAAACGACAAAGGTCAGCTCATTGGCATACTCAATTCAGAAGGCAACGTGCAAAGTGCAACCGATGCAGCATTTGCACGCGATTTCAGGCTTACCGGCGTGTCGCAGAACGAACGGGCATTGCGCGAATGCGCCATCCGTGTAGCCCTTCCTGAAACGGAGGAAGAAGCCGTTATCGCCTTAATGTTTTCTGCCGACAAGCCAGAAAAATACAGAAACGGCATCGTTCAGGAGTTTATCAAGAAATTCCCGAAGCTCAACGATGGCTATTTGGCCCTCGCAAACGACTATGTTGCAGCCCAAAAACTTTCCGATGCCGACAAAGCATTGCAGACCTCAATTGCCAATGCCGCCAAGAAGGACGAAGCACATTTCAACTACGCACAGATAATCTATCGCTCTGTGCTCAATCCGAATCTTGCCGAAAACGCAAAAGCACAGGGGTGGTCGCTCGAAAAGGCGATGAGCGAAGCACAGGAAGCCTATAAAATTAAGCCCGAAAACAGCTACAAGCACCTGCAAGCGCAGATAACCTACTCTCAGGGCGACTATCAGAAAGCCTACAACGACTTTGAAGCACTGACCCAGACAGACTTCAAGAATCCTGAACTGTATCTGGAAATGGCGCAGAGTCTTCAGCAAATGAATGGCGACGACGCAAAAATTCTTCAGCTATTGGATCAGAGCATCGCAGAATGCGACACCCCCTACGTGCAGACCGCCGCACCTTTCTTCTATGCGCGCGGCCAGCAGCACGACAAGATGGGCAACTACCGTAAGGCTATGCAGGATTTCTACACCTATGAATATTTCTACCGCGGACAGCTTGACGCCGATTTCTACTATATGCGTTCCAAATCTGAAAGTAAAGGAAAACTCTGGCAACAGGCATTGCAGGACATTCTCATAGCATCGCGCCTCAACCCAACCGAACCCACCTATTGCGCCGAGGCCGCCAACCTTCTGTTAAGGGTAAACAAGCTTGACGCAGCAATCAGTGCAGCCGAAGAGGCCATCAAGCTCGCCCCCCAGTTTGCCGATGCCTATCTCGTGCTCGGCATAGCTCAATGCCAGAACAAACAGAAGGCCGAAGGCCTGAAGAGCATTCAGAAGGCCAAAGAGCTGGGCAACACTCAAGCCGACAGCTTCCTTGAGAAGTTCAAATAA
- a CDS encoding DUF4835 family protein: MSFLLSSNTLCNAQELQAKITINHNQIQGTDASVFDNLQQTLEQFVNERQWTNLKFQKNERIVCNFNITVTKYDPSTNAFTCTALIQANRPVYNSAYTTTLYNNQDGDFNFNFAQFDQIEFNEENIDNQLTALFGYYAYLIIGLNLDSFAPMGGEDVLQRCLNLTNNAQNLSFTGWKAFENSRNRFAIINDYLDGAMKSFRQLQYDYYRTGLDEMANSAERGRTNITTALENCLKKAHEDRPMSLLPQIWTDYKKEELANIYYKKGTQKEKESVYEILFGINASQNASWDKIKQ; encoded by the coding sequence ATGAGCTTTCTTCTATCCTCTAACACCTTGTGCAATGCACAGGAACTGCAAGCTAAAATCACCATCAATCATAATCAGATTCAAGGCACGGACGCTTCCGTTTTCGACAATCTCCAGCAGACTTTGGAGCAGTTCGTAAACGAAAGGCAATGGACGAATCTTAAATTTCAGAAGAACGAGCGCATCGTCTGCAACTTCAACATCACTGTTACGAAGTACGACCCAAGTACGAATGCCTTCACTTGTACGGCTCTCATACAGGCAAACCGACCTGTCTATAATTCGGCTTATACCACGACTTTGTATAATAATCAGGATGGCGATTTCAATTTTAACTTTGCCCAATTCGACCAAATAGAGTTCAATGAGGAAAATATTGACAATCAGCTCACTGCCTTGTTCGGTTACTATGCCTATTTAATCATAGGACTCAACCTCGATTCCTTTGCTCCTATGGGTGGAGAAGATGTTCTTCAGCGATGCCTTAACCTTACCAACAATGCGCAGAACTTGAGTTTCACGGGATGGAAGGCCTTTGAAAACTCGCGCAACAGATTTGCTATTATCAACGACTATCTTGACGGTGCAATGAAGTCTTTCCGACAACTGCAATACGACTACTACCGTACCGGACTGGACGAAATGGCAAACAGTGCCGAGCGTGGGCGTACAAACATCACAACGGCACTCGAAAACTGTCTCAAAAAAGCGCACGAGGACCGGCCGATGAGCCTTCTTCCACAGATATGGACCGACTATAAGAAAGAAGAGCTTGCCAATATATATTATAAGAAAGGTACGCAGAAGGAGAAAGAATCGGTCTACGAAATACTTTTCGGCATCAATGCCAGCCAGAATGCGTCGTGGGATAAAATCAAACAATAA
- the ileS gene encoding isoleucine--tRNA ligase, with protein MAKKFAEHNGLNLVKTNKEVLAKWEQDDIFHKSVDEREGEPQFIFFEGPPSANGHPGIHHVLARSIKDTFNRYKTMQGFQVHRKAGWDTHGLPVELGVEKELGITKKDIDNKASEKYISTEEYNHKCRENVMKFTAEWRQLTEEMGYFVDLDNPYITYDNKFIETLWWLLKQLYNKGLLYKGYTIQPYSPAAGTGLSSHELNQPGCYRDVKDTTVTAHFDIAEEDWKTFVSENNIQANGWGKPSFLAWTTTPWTLPSNVALCVGPKIDYVVVETYNPYSAKKITVVIAENLVASYLKPEGKVTDGGELPEYQNGDKYVPYKVVGKVKGTALEGLHYKQLMPWIKPVEKIGEFAPAFVNDYAAAHSDKVFASEDGRDSFVEMSSEAFRVILGDYVTTEDGTGIVHIAPTFGADDAKVAKDANIPALYLISKKGETRPMVDLQGKYYAIADLDGNFVKFCVDEKAYGNHAGDYVKNAYDPKFNPDGVWDKKATEKSEDLNIVLCMEMKQEGSAFLIQKHVHNYPHCWRTDKPVLYYPLDSWFIKDTAAKARMVELNKTINWQPESTGTGRFGNWLENLNDWNLSRSRFWGTPLPIWRDDKRNEKCIGSVEELYNEIEKAVEAGIMKSNPLKERGFVVGDYSQENYDRIDLHRPYVDDIVLVNDNGEPMKREDDLIDVWFDSGSMPYAQLHYPFEGEINAEGLKKPGKTEAEYRDLLVHSNYEGTAVPPAFYPADFINEGVDQTRGWFFTLHAIATMVFDSVAFKNVISTGLVLDAKGNKMSKHVGNVTNPFEMMEKYGADPVRFYMMTNSEPWDNLKFDPEGVDECRRKFFGTLYNTYSFFALYANVDNYEPSFKQGESVLSADATEIDRWIISKLNSLIKNVSAELDNFDPTRAGRLIDNFVNDDLSNWYVRLNRKRFWGKEMSADKKSAYDSLYICLMTVAKLLAPLAPFYADELYHDLGGEKESVHLDKWPAVDAAAIDLDLEAHMDMAQRITSMVLALRRKVNVKVRQPLAQIMIPAVDEKQKEHIKAVADLIRNEVNVKELNFVEGQGVLVKKVKCNFRVMGKKYGKLMKEVAARMDALNQDEIALFEQVGTYQFTLGDEKVEVEVADVEIISEDIPGWLVSNEGNLTVALEVELTDELRKEGMARELINRIQNLRKETGFEITDRIIVTIASNEETNAAIEAFGELIKTQVLANEIKIAANDGAEVEFDEFKLNILVSKA; from the coding sequence ATGGCAAAGAAATTCGCCGAACATAATGGCCTGAACTTGGTCAAAACCAATAAAGAAGTGTTGGCAAAGTGGGAGCAAGATGATATCTTCCACAAGAGTGTGGATGAGCGTGAGGGCGAACCTCAGTTTATCTTCTTCGAAGGACCTCCTTCAGCAAACGGACATCCCGGTATTCACCACGTTTTGGCTCGTTCTATAAAAGATACATTCAACCGTTATAAGACGATGCAGGGCTTTCAGGTGCACCGAAAAGCAGGTTGGGATACACACGGTCTTCCGGTAGAATTGGGTGTGGAGAAAGAATTGGGTATCACAAAGAAGGATATCGACAACAAGGCTTCTGAAAAGTATATCTCGACGGAGGAGTACAACCATAAGTGTCGGGAGAATGTGATGAAGTTTACGGCTGAATGGCGTCAGCTCACGGAAGAGATGGGCTATTTCGTAGACTTGGATAATCCTTATATTACATACGACAACAAATTCATTGAAACGCTTTGGTGGTTGCTCAAGCAGCTCTACAACAAGGGCTTGCTCTATAAGGGCTATACCATTCAGCCGTATTCTCCGGCAGCAGGTACCGGTTTGTCGAGCCACGAGCTTAATCAGCCCGGTTGCTATCGCGATGTGAAGGACACAACCGTTACTGCGCATTTCGATATTGCAGAAGAGGATTGGAAAACGTTTGTTTCAGAAAACAATATTCAGGCAAACGGATGGGGCAAGCCCTCGTTCCTTGCTTGGACCACAACCCCTTGGACTCTGCCCTCAAACGTAGCTTTGTGTGTGGGGCCTAAGATTGATTACGTTGTAGTTGAAACATACAACCCTTATTCGGCGAAGAAGATTACGGTTGTCATAGCCGAAAATCTTGTTGCTTCTTATCTCAAACCTGAAGGAAAGGTTACCGATGGGGGCGAATTGCCTGAATATCAGAATGGCGACAAGTATGTGCCTTACAAGGTGGTTGGAAAGGTTAAGGGTACGGCACTTGAAGGGCTGCACTACAAGCAGTTGATGCCTTGGATTAAGCCTGTTGAGAAGATTGGCGAATTTGCTCCTGCCTTTGTCAATGACTACGCAGCAGCACACAGCGACAAGGTGTTTGCCAGCGAGGATGGTCGCGACAGCTTCGTTGAAATGTCGAGCGAGGCTTTCCGTGTGATTCTCGGCGACTACGTAACCACGGAAGATGGTACGGGTATCGTTCACATTGCTCCTACGTTCGGTGCTGACGACGCCAAGGTGGCAAAGGATGCAAATATTCCTGCACTCTACCTTATTTCAAAGAAAGGCGAGACACGTCCGATGGTTGATCTTCAAGGTAAGTATTATGCGATTGCCGATCTCGATGGCAACTTCGTCAAGTTCTGTGTCGATGAAAAGGCTTATGGCAATCACGCAGGCGACTATGTGAAGAATGCCTACGATCCTAAGTTCAATCCCGATGGAGTCTGGGACAAGAAGGCTACGGAGAAGTCGGAAGACTTGAATATCGTGCTTTGTATGGAAATGAAACAGGAGGGTTCTGCATTCCTCATTCAGAAACACGTACACAACTATCCACACTGTTGGCGCACGGACAAACCGGTGCTTTACTATCCGCTCGACAGTTGGTTCATCAAGGATACGGCAGCGAAGGCTCGTATGGTGGAGTTGAACAAGACAATCAACTGGCAGCCGGAGTCTACGGGTACGGGACGTTTCGGTAACTGGTTGGAGAATCTGAATGATTGGAACCTGAGCCGTTCTCGTTTCTGGGGAACTCCTCTTCCAATCTGGCGTGATGACAAGCGAAATGAAAAATGTATCGGTTCTGTTGAGGAACTGTACAACGAAATAGAAAAGGCTGTTGAAGCAGGCATTATGAAGTCGAATCCTCTGAAGGAGCGCGGCTTTGTAGTGGGCGATTACAGTCAGGAAAACTACGACAGGATAGACCTGCACCGTCCTTATGTTGATGATATCGTGCTTGTGAATGACAACGGAGAGCCGATGAAGCGTGAGGACGACCTCATTGATGTGTGGTTTGACAGTGGTTCTATGCCTTATGCGCAGTTGCACTATCCGTTCGAAGGCGAAATCAATGCAGAGGGATTGAAGAAGCCCGGCAAGACAGAAGCTGAATATCGCGACCTGTTGGTGCATTCCAATTATGAAGGAACTGCCGTTCCACCTGCATTCTATCCTGCCGACTTCATCAACGAGGGTGTGGACCAGACACGCGGATGGTTCTTTACGTTGCACGCAATCGCTACGATGGTGTTCGACTCCGTAGCGTTCAAGAACGTTATTTCTACCGGTCTCGTGCTTGATGCGAAGGGCAATAAGATGAGCAAGCACGTGGGAAACGTTACGAATCCGTTTGAAATGATGGAGAAGTACGGTGCCGACCCTGTTCGTTTCTATATGATGACCAACAGCGAACCTTGGGATAACCTGAAGTTCGACCCGGAAGGCGTGGATGAATGCCGCCGCAAGTTCTTCGGAACACTCTATAACACATATAGCTTCTTTGCGCTCTATGCAAATGTAGACAATTACGAACCGTCATTCAAGCAGGGCGAGAGCGTGTTGTCAGCCGATGCTACGGAAATTGACCGTTGGATTATTTCCAAGCTCAACTCACTGATAAAGAATGTGAGTGCAGAATTGGACAATTTTGATCCTACACGTGCAGGTCGTCTGATTGACAATTTCGTGAACGACGACTTGAGTAACTGGTACGTCCGTCTGAATCGTAAACGCTTCTGGGGCAAGGAAATGAGTGCAGACAAGAAGAGTGCTTACGATTCGCTCTATATTTGCCTGATGACGGTTGCGAAGCTGCTTGCACCGTTGGCTCCGTTCTATGCCGATGAACTTTATCACGACCTCGGTGGCGAGAAGGAAAGCGTGCATTTGGACAAGTGGCCAGCAGTAGATGCAGCAGCAATCGACCTTGACTTAGAGGCGCATATGGATATGGCACAGCGCATTACCTCAATGGTGCTGGCATTACGCCGCAAGGTTAATGTGAAGGTTCGCCAGCCATTGGCACAGATTATGATTCCGGCTGTCGATGAAAAGCAGAAGGAACACATTAAGGCTGTGGCTGATTTGATCAGGAACGAGGTTAATGTGAAAGAACTTAACTTCGTTGAAGGTCAGGGAGTTTTAGTTAAAAAGGTAAAGTGTAACTTCCGTGTTATGGGTAAGAAGTATGGCAAGTTGATGAAAGAAGTAGCTGCCAGAATGGACGCTCTCAATCAGGACGAAATAGCATTGTTTGAGCAAGTAGGTACCTATCAGTTCACTTTGGGCGACGAAAAGGTGGAAGTGGAGGTTGCTGATGTTGAAATCATTTCGGAGGATATTCCGGGTTGGTTGGTCAGCAATGAAGGAAACCTGACTGTTGCGCTCGAAGTGGAACTTACAGACGAGCTGCGAAAGGAAGGTATGGCACGCGAACTGATTAATCGTATTCAGAACCTTCGCAAGGAAACCGGATTTGAGATTACCGATAGAATCATCGTTACGATTGCCTCTAACGAGGAAACGAATGCAGCAATAGAAGCATTTGGCGAACTTATCAAGACTCAGGTTCTTGCAAATGAAATAAAGATTGCCGCCAACGATGGGGCAGAAGTGGAATTTGACGAATTTAAACTTAACATCTTGGTCAGCAAGGCTTAA